The Cupriavidus necator N-1 DNA window CCGCGCGATCACGCAGGACAGCCTGCGCCGCGCCATCGGTATCGTGCCGCAGGACACGGTGCTGTTCAACGACAGCATCTTCTACAACATCGCCTACGGCCGGCCCGACGCCAGCCGCGACGAGGTCATCGCCGCCGCGCGCGCCGCGCAGATCGACAGCTTCATCCGCGAGCTGCCGCAGGGCTACGACACCCCGGTGGGCGAGCGCGGCCTGAAGCTGTCCGGCGGCGAGAAGCAGCGCGTGGCGATCGCGCGCACGTTGCTGAAGAACCCGCCGGTGCTGGTCTTCGACGAAGCCACCTCGGCACTGGATTCACGCACCGAGCAGGCGATCCAGGCCGAGCTGATGCGGCTGGCGCAGAACCGCACCACGCTGCTGATCGCGCACCGGCTGTCCACCGTCGTGCATGCCGACCAGATCCTGGTGATGGACCACGGCCGCATCGTCGAGCGCGGCACCCATGCCGAGCTGATGCGCGCGCGTGGCCGCTACGCCGAGATGTGGGACATCCAGGCGCGCGCCGCCGCCAAGGGCGGCGAAGCCGTGGGCGCGGATGCGCTGGCACTCGACGTTGGCGACGCCACGCAGGACGCCTGACGGGACTGCATTCTCCTGCATCCGCGTGCACCAAGGGGCGGCGGGCATTGTCGACAATCATTGCCGACGATGCCGATGCGGCAATCGCCTCGCACGATTTTGGTTCGGCAATCGCTTGCGGGCACGCCCTGAAACGGAGCTTCAAAACCTGGCACGTCCCTTGCGGACGAATCCCTCCGAGATCACGATCCACGGAGAGATTCCATGCCTCATATCCACGCTGCGCCAGTGTCCCCCGGTGTTTGTGCCGCTGCCGCCGGGAACACTGACAATGCCGGCACGCGCGCGGCCCGCATCACGGCACGGCGCCGCCTGCTGAAGCTCGGCGTGATGATCGGCACCAGCCTGGTGCTGTCGACACAATTCACCGGCGCGGCCCACGCGCAGGCTGCACCAACCAAGGTCCGCTTCCAGCTCGACTGGCGCTTCGAAGGGCCGGCGGCGCTGTTCCTGCTAGGCGAGCAGAAGGGCTACTACAAGGCCGAGAAGCTCGATGTCTCGATCGACGCCGGCAACGGCTCGGGCAACGTGGTCAACCGCGTGGCCTCGGGCACGTACGACATGGGCTTCGCCGACATGTCGTCGGTGATGGAGTTCTACGGCAACAACCCCGATGCCAAGAACAAGCCGGTGGCCGTGATGATGGTCTACAACAACACGCCCGCGGCCGTCCTGGCGCTGAAGAAGTCCGGCATACGCGCGCCGAAGGACCTCGCCGGCAAGCGCATGGGCGCGCCGGTGTTCGACGCCGGCCGCCGCGCCTTCCCGATCTTCGCCAAGGCCAACGGCCTGCAGCCGTCCTCGTTCAACTGGCAGGCGATGGACCCGACGCTGCGCGAGACCATGCTCACGCGCGGCGACCTCGATGCCATCACCGGGTTCTCGTTCACCTCGATCCTGAACCTGAACGCGCGCGGCGTGAAGGATGAAGACATGGTGGTGCTGCCGTACCCGCAGTTCGGCGTGAAGCTGTACGGCAACGCGGTGATCGCCTCCGAGGAGTTCATTAAGAAGAACCCCGAGGCGGTGAAGGCCTTCCTGCGCGCCTTCAGCAAGTCGGCGCGCGACGTGATCGCGCGGCCGGAAGAGGGCATCAAGGCGGTCAAGGCGCGCGACGGCATCATCGACGAAAAGCTGGAAGTGCGCCGGCTCAAGCTTGCGCTGGACAGCGTGGTCAAGTCGCCGGACGCGAAGGCCGAGGGTTTCGGGCGCATCAGCAAGCCGCGCCTGTCGCTGATGGCCTCGCAGGTGGCCGATGCCTTCGGCACCAAGGGCCGCATCAACCCCGATGCGCTGTGGACCGACGCGTTCCTGCCCAGCGCGGCCGAACTGGATGTGCTGCGATGATGACGCGCCAGGCTGCCTTCATGCCCGCGTCCGGCGGCAGTGCCGCGCCCGCCGCGCCCCCGGGCGCGGAACCCTTTGTCGATTTCAACCGGGTCTGGCTGGCCTATAACGACGAGCTCGCGCACAAGGGCGAGTTCGCGGTCGAGGACATCTCACTGCAGGTGGCGCCGGGTGAGTTCATTGCCATCGTCGGCCCGTCCGGCTGCGGCAAGTCCACCTTCATGAAGCTGGCGACGGGGCTCAAGCCGGCCACGCGCGGCATCGTGAAAATCGCCGGCCAGAAGGTGACCGGCCCGCTCAAGCAGGTCGGCATGGCCTTCCAGGCGCCCACGCTGCTGCCGTGGCGCACCACGCTGGACAACGTGATGCTGCCGCTGGAGATCGTCGAGCCGTATCGCTCCACCCTGCGCGCACGTCGCGACGAGTACATCGAGCGCGCCCGCAAGCTGCTGCATACGGTGGGCCTGGCCGGCTACGAGGACAAATACCCGTGGCAGCTGTCCGGCGGCATGCAGCAGCGCGCCTCGATCTGCCGCGCGCTGATCCACGAGCCGCGCATGCTGCTGCTGGACGAGCCCTTCGGCGCGCTCGACGCCTTTACCCGCGAGGAGCTCTGGTGCGTGCTGCGCGACCTGTGGCAGGCGCAGCGCTTCAACGTGATCCTGGTCACGCACGACCTGCGCGAGGCCGTGTTCCTGGCCGACACCGTCTACGTGATGAGCCAGCGCCCGGGCCGCATCCTGATGCGCAAGGAGATTGACCTGCCGCGCCCGCGCGACCTGGAACTGACCTATACCGAGCCCTTTGCCGACCTGGTGCACGTGTTGCGCGAAAAGATCGGCCATGTGCGGCAACACTAAGGCAACCCAACGATGATGACTCTGACTTCCGCGCAAGAGCGCCGCGTGCAGCGCGTGGCGCCCTGGCTGCTGCTGGCCGCGGTGCTGTTGCTGTGGCAGGGCGCGTGCATGGCCTTCGGCGTGTCCGACTTCATCCTGCCGACGCCGTCGGCGATCGTGGCCTCGCTGGTGGAATATGCCGGCGTGATCGCCGGCCATGCGTGGCGCACCTTCTGGACCACCATGGTGGGCTTCGGCGTGGCCATCGCCGTGGGCGTGCTGCTGGGGCTGGCAATGGGCTCGTCGCGGCTGCTCTATGCCGCCAGCTATCCGCTGATGACGGCCTTCAACGCGCTGCCCAAGGCCGCCTTCGTGCCGATCCTGGTGGTGTGGTTCGGCTTGGGCGCCGGCCCGGCGATCCTGACCGCGTTCCTGATCTCGTTCTTCCCGATCATGGTCAATATCGCCACCGGGCTGGCCACGCTGGAGCCGGAGCTGGAAGACGTGCTGCGCGTGCTGGGCGCCAAACGGCGCGACGTGCTGTTCAAGGTCGGGCTGCCGCGCGCGATGCCGTATTTCTTCGCCTCGCTGAAGGTGGCGATCACGCTGGCCTTTGTCGGCACCACGGTGTCGGAGATGAACGCCGCCAACGAAGGCATCGGCTACCTGCTGGTGTCGGCCGGCTCGGCCATGAAGATGCCGCTGGCCTTTGCCGGGCTGGTGGTAATCGCGGTGATGGCGATGGCGATGTACGAGCTGTTTGCGGTGGTCGAGAAGCGCATGACGGGCTGGGCGCATCGCGGCTGACGGCTTGCTGCCGGGCAGGTGACGCGCAGGTGACGGACAGCCCGGCGCGGGTGGATAATCCGCGTCATGGAAATCAAATGGCTTGAAGACTTCGTCAGCCTGGCCGAGACGCACAGCTTCTCGCGCTCGGCCGAGCTGCGCCACGTCACGCAGCCCGCGTTCTCGCGCCGCATCCAGTCGCTGGAGGCGTGGGTCGGCACCGAGCTGATCGACCGCTCGAGCTACCCCACCAGCCTGACCCCGGCCGGCAAGGTGTTCTACGAGCAGGCGCTGGCCATGCTGGCGCAGGTCAGCGAGACCCGCGCGCTGATGCGCGGCCAGCGCTCGGCCAACGCCCAGGTGCTGGAGTTCGCGGTGCCGCATACGCTGTCGCTGACCTTCTTCCCGGAATGGCTCAAGGCGCTGGAGCGCCGGATCGGCACGCTGCCCTGCCGGCTGCGCGCCCTCAACGTCCATGATGCGGTGCTGATGCTGGTAGAGGGCGGCTGCGACCTGGTGATGGTCTACCACCACGCGCGCCAGGCCATCCAGCTGGATCCGGCACGGTACGACATGCTGGTGCTTGGTACCGAGCGGCTGTCGCCCTACAGCGTGCCGGACGCCGCCGGCAAGCCGCAGTTCCGGCTGCCCGGCACCGACAAGAAGCCGGTGCCCTTCCTCAGCTACACGCCCAACGCCTTCCTCGGCCGCATGGTCGACCTGCTGCTGGCCGACACCTCCGAGGCGCTCAAGCTCGACAAATGCTACGAGACCGACATGGCCGAGGCGCTCAAGGTGATGGCGCTGGCCGGCCACGGCATGGCCTTCCTGCCCGAAAGCGCGGTACGCGAGGACGTGGCGGCGGGCCGGCTGGTGCGGGCCGAGTCGGCGCGCGGGCTGCCGCTGTCGATCGACATGGAAATCCGGCTGTACCGCGAGCGCCCGGGCGAGAACGGCAACGAACGCCGCGCCGGGGCACGGCGCAAGCGCCAGCTGGTCGATCAGGTGTGGTCGACCTTGTCAGCGGCCCAGTCCGCCCAGCCGGCCGGTGCCCCGGTTTCCGCCAGATGACAAGGTTATGCAGGTTTTGCATGACCGGATGAGCAAACGGCATTGGATTCGGGCGGGGCGCCACCCCTAAGCTTGCGGGCATTCTTCACACCGGAACCAACCGATGTCTTCCGCAGCACCGACCAATATTGCTGGCCAAAAGCACGCACTCCCGTCTTACCTCAATGCCGACAATCTCGGCCCCTGGGGCATCTACCTGCAGCAGGTCGACCGTGTCACGCCTTACCTGGGCTCGCTGGCACGCTGGGTCGAAACCCTCAAGCGCCCCAAGCGCGCGATGATCGTCGACGTTCCCATCGAACTGGATAATGGCACCATTGCCCATTTCGAGGGCTATCGCGTGCAGCACAACCTGTCGCGCGGCCCGGGCAAGGGCGGCGTGCGCTTCCACCAGGACGTGACCCTGTCCGAAGTGATGGCGCTGTCGGCCTGGATGTCGGTGAAGAATGCCGCGGTCAACGTGCCCTACGGCGGTGCCAAGGGCGGCATCCGCGTCGATCCGCGCACGCTCTCGCACGCCGAACTGGAACGCCTGACGCGCCGCTACACCAGCGAAATCAACATCATCATCGGGCCGAGCAAGGATATTCCGGCGCCGGACGTGAACACCAACGCCCAGGTCATGGCCTGGATGATGGACACGTACTCGATGAACTCCGGCAGCACGGCCACCGGCGTGGTGACCGGCAAGCCGATCTCGCTGGGCGGCTCGCTCGGCCGTCACGAAGCCACCGGCCGCGGCGTGTTCGTGGTCGGCTCCGAAGCCGCGCGCAATATCGGCCTGGAAATCAAGGGCGCGCGCGTGGCCGTGCAGGGCTTCGGCAACGTGGGTGCCGTGGCCGCCAAGCTGTTCCATGAGGCCGGCGCCAAGGTGGTGGCGGTGCAGGACCACCGCACCACGCTGTTCGACCCGGCCGGCCTGGACGTGCCGGCGATGATGGAATACGCCTCGCACAGCGGCACCATCGAAGGCTTCCGCGGCGAAGTCCTGCGTACCGCGCAGTTCTGGGAAGTCGACTGCGACATCCTGATCCCGGCCGCGCTGGAAGGCCAGATCACGGCCGAGAACGCGCCGCAGATCAAGGCCCGCCTGGTGATCGAGGGGGCCAACGGCCCGACCACCCCGGAAGCGGACGACATCCTGCGCGAGCGCAATATCCTGGTGGCCCCGGACGTGATCGCCAACGCCGGCGGCGTGACCGTGTCCTACTTCGAATGGGTGCAGGATTTCTCGAGCTTCTTCTGGACCGAGGAAGAGATCAACCAGCGCCTGGTACGGATCATGCAAGAAGCCTTCCGGGCAATCTGGCAAGTGGCACAGGACAACAAGGTGACCCTACGCACGGCGGCGTTTATCGTGGCCTGTACGCGGATCCTGCAGGCGCGCGAGATGCGCGGCCTGTATCCCTGATCGGCAGGCACAGGAAAGCCGGGACGAGGCACTGCCATGGTGCAACGCAGCAATCGTCCCGGCACCCCTGGTCATGACCGCCAGACGCGGTCTCCGGCTAGCGCCGGAGACCGCGTTGTCGTTTCCGGATGCCGTGCGCAGTGATTGCCCTGAAGTGGGCTTCTAGGAGAAAACCCAGTTGTATTGCGGCGGATGCTGCGCAATACTGTTTCATCAGTGGGGGTTTTGTCTCTAGAATCCCGCTTTCTCTTCATGGTCAAGGAGATGTTATGAATTTTGCCAAGTTGGCTGCCCTGATGATTGCCGCGGGCGTGATGTGCGGGACGGCACAGGCAGCTGAACAACTGACGGGCACGCTGAAGAAGATCAAGGACACCGGCGTCATCACGCTGGGCGTGCGCGAGTCGTCGATTCCGTTCAACTACAACCTGGGCGGCGTGCGGCAAGTCGGCTATTCCTACGATATCAACATGAAGATCGTGGAAGCCATCAAGGACCAGTTGAAGCTGCCGAACCTGCAGGTCAAGGAAATCCCGATCACGTCGCAGAACCGCATCACGCTGCTGCAGAACGGCACCATCGACATCGAGTGCGGCTCCACCACCAACAACCTGGAACGCCAGAAGCAGGTTGCGTTCACCAACTCCATCTTCATCATCGGCACGCGCATCATGGTGAAGAAGGATGCCGGCATCAAGGACTGGGCCGACCTGAAGGGCAAGAACATCGTCACCACCGCCGGCACCACGTCGGAGCGCCTGCTGCGCAAGATGAACGATGACCAGAAGCTGGGCATGAACATCATCAGCACCAAGGACCACGGCCAGTCGTTCCTGACGCTGGAATCGGGCCGCGCGGTCGCGTTCATGATGGACGACGCGCTGCTGTACGGCGAGCGTGCCAAGGCGAAGAACCCGGCCGACTGGATCGTGGTGGGCAAGCCGCAATCGCGCGAGTCCTATGGCTGCATGATCCGCAAGGACGATCCGCAGTTCAAGAAGCTGTCCGATACCGTGATCACCGGCATGATGAAGGACGGTTCGGTCAACACCCTGTACACCAAGTGGTTCATGCAACCGGTGCCGCCGAAGGGCCTCAACCTGGACTTCCCGCTGTCTGAAGACATGAAGGCGCTGATCAAGGCGCCGAACGACAAGGCGCTGGACTGACCTGCCGTTGACAGCAGTGTGAAACGGAAGGCATGTCCTTCCGTTTCTTTTTGAGGACGCAACATGAACTACAACTGGCATTGGGGAGTCTTCCTCGAACAGGCCGCCCAGAACGAGACCTACCTGGACTGGATGATCTCGGGCCTGAAGGTGACGCTCGCGCTGGGGCTCTCGTCCTGGGTCATCGCCCTGGTCATCGGCTCGGTGCTTGGCGTGCTGCGCACCGTGCCCAACAAGTGGCTGGCGGGCATCGCCGCCACCTATGTGGAAATCTTCCGCAACATCCCGCTGCTGGTGCAGCTGTTCATCTGGTATTTCGTCGCGCCCGAGCTGCTGCCCGGCGGCGAGGCGATCAAGCAGATGAACCCGTTCGCGCAGCAGTTCCTGGCCGCCATGCTGTGCCTGGGCACCTTCACCGCCGCGCGGGTCTGCGAGCAGGTGCGCTCGGGCATCAACTCGCTGGCGCGCGGGCAGATGAACGCCGGCCTGGCGATGGGCTTCACGCTGCCGCAGACGTACCGCCACGTGCTGCTGCCGATGGCGTTCCGCGTGATCGTGCCGCCGCTGACTTCCGAGTTCCTGAACATCTTCAAGAACTCGGCGGTGGCGTCGACCATCGGCCTGCTGGAACTGGCGGCGCAGGGCCGGCAACTGGTGGACTACACCGCGCGCCCGTATGAATCGTTCATCGCGGTCACGCTGATGTACGCGCTGATCAACGTGACGGTGATGCTGATCATGCGCTGGGTGGAAGCCCGCACGCGCGTGCCCGGCTTCATCGGCGGCAAGTAAGGGGGCGCCATGGCTTATTCCTTCGATTTCACCTCCATCACCCCTGCCACGCTTCATGTCCTGGGTGAGGGCATGATGGTCTCTCTCAAGATCACCGTCACCGCGGTGGTGGTGGGCATTGTCTGGGGCACCATCCTGGCGATGATGCGGCTGTCGTCGTTCAAGCTGCTGAACTGGTTTGCGCAGGGGTATGTGACCATCTTCCGTTCCATCCCGCTGGTGATGGTGCTGCTGTGGTTCTTCCTGATCATCCCGCAGGTGCTGCAGAACCTGTTCAACCTGTCGCCGGCGACCGACCTGCGCATGACGTCCGCGCTGGTGGCCTTTGCGCTGTTCGAGGCCGCGTACTACTCGGAAATCATCCGCGCGGGCATCCAGAGCGTGTCGCGCGGGCAGATGTTCGCGGCGCAGGCGATGGGCATGACCTATGGCCAGTCGATGCGGCTGGTGATCCTGCCGCAGGCGTTCCGCAACATGGTGCCGCTGCTGCTGACGCAAGGGATCATCCTGTTCCAGGATACGTCGCTGGTCTACGTCAGCGCGCTGGCCGACTTCTTTGGCCAGGCCTATGGCATCGGCGAACGTGACGGCCGCATCGTCGAGATGCTGCTGTTCGCCGGCCTGGTGTACTTCGTTATCTGCTTCTCCGCTTCGCTGCTGGTCAAGCGTTACCAGAAAAAGGTGGCTGTATGATCGAAATCAACAATGTCTCCAAGTGGTACGGTGCCTTCCAGGTGCTGACCGACTGCACCACCAAGGTCGCCAAGGGTGAAGTGGTGGTGGTGTGCGGCCCGTCCGGGTCGGGCAAGTCCACGCTGATCAAGACCGTCAATGCGCTTGAGCCGTTCCAGAAGGGCGATATCCTGGTCGACGGCACCTCGGTGGGCAATCCCAAGACCAACCTGCCCAAGCTGCGCTCGCGCGTGGGCATGGTGTTCCAGAACTTCGAGCTGTTCCCGCACCTGTCGATCACCGAGAACCTGACCATCGCGCAGATGAAGGTGCTCGGCCGCTCCAAGGAAGAAGCGCTGGCCAAGGGCCTGAAGTACCTGGACCGCGTGGGCCTGAAGAGCCAGGCGGAGAAGTACCCCGGCCAGCTGTCGGGCGGCCAGCAGCAGCGCGTGGCGATCGCGCGCGCACTGTCGATGGATCCGATCTGCATGCTGTTCGACGAGCCGACCTCGGCGCTGGACCCGGAGATGGTCAACGAAGTGCTGGACGTGATGGTGCAGCTGGCCCAGGAAGGCATGACCATGATGTGCGTGACCCACGAAATGGGCTTCGCGCGCAAGGTGGCCAACCGCGTGATCTTCATGGACCAGGGCAAGATTGTCGAAGACTGCGAGAAGGAGGAGTTCTTCGGCAATATCGAACACCGCTCCGAGCGCGCGCGCCAGTTCCTGTCGAAGATTTTGCATCACTGATCGGCCTGGCAGGGCAAGCAAGAAGGGACGCCTCGGCGTCCCTTTTTTTTCGTTCTGATGTCTCAGGTGCAGGTCGTGTTGGCCGCGTTCTTCGCCTGCACTTCCGGCGGGATCGGCACCGTCAGCGTCATGGTCGGGCGCCCGTCCTCGAACATGATCAGCTCGCCCGGGGCGAAGCGGGTCCAGGTCTCGTTGTCGGTCAGCGGCTGGGTGGCGATCACCGCCACGCGGTCGTCCGGCGTGGTGACCTGGGCGAAGTCGATCGACAGGTCGGCATCGATCAGGTGCGCGGTTGAGAACGGCCATTGCCGCACGATGTAGTACAGGTGCGTGGAACAGTGCGCGAACTGGGCCTGGCCGTTGCACAGCAGGTAGTTGAACACGCCATGCAGCGTGATCTCGCGGGTGATGTCGGCCAGCGCATGGCACAGCTCGTTCAGCGGCGGCTGCGAGCCCGGGAAGCGCTTGCGCAGGCCCTGCATCAGCGTGCAGAAGGCCAGTTCGCTGTCGGTGTCGCCCACCGGCTGGTAGACGCCGGACAGGAACGGGGTGAAGCCCTTCAGGTCGCCGTTATGGGCAAAGATCCAGTGGCGGCCCCACAGTTCGCGCATGAAGGGGTGGCAGTTTTCCAGCAGCACGGTGCCTTGCGTGGCCTTGCGGATATGCGAGATGACGTTCTTGGACTTGATCGGGTAGCGCTTGATCAGGTCTGCCACCGGCGAGGTGCCGGCGGACTGGTTGTCGATAAACAGGCGGCAGGCCTTGTCCTCGAAGAAGGCGACACCGAAGCCGTCGGCGTGATGGTCGGTCAGGCCACCGCGCGCGGCAAAGCCGGTGAAGGAGAACGTCACGTCGGTCGGCGTGGCGCAGTTCATGCCTAGCAGCTGGCACATATCGGGGCACCGGTCGGCAGGAGGCTGCCGCTTTGCAATAGAATGCAGACATTATCCCGCGCACCCGGGCCGCTGCCAAGCAGCGTTGGCCGGGCCGCGCGCGGCGACCGGCCATCCTGCACGTATCTCCCCAATAACCATGCGCCAATACAAGATCGCCGTGATTCCCGGAGACGGAATCGGCACGGAAGTCATGCCCGAGGGCATCCGCGTGATGGACGCCGCGGCGCGGCGCTTCGGCATCGACTTCCAGTGGGACCACTTCGACTTTTCCAGCTGCGACTACTACGCCCGCCACGGCAAGATGCTGCCGGACGACTGGTTCGACACGCTGGTCAAGTACGACGCCATCTACTTCGGCGCGGTGGGCTGGCCTGATGCCGTGCCTGACCACGTCTCGCTGTGGGGCTCGCTGCTGCAGTTCCGGCGCTCGTTCGACCAGTACGTGAACCTGCGCCCGGTGCGGCTGATGCCCGGCATCAGGAGCCCGCTGGCCGGCCGCAAGCCTGGCGATATCGACTTTTATGTGGTGCGCGAGAACACCGAGGGTGAATACTCCAGCATCGGCGGGCGCATGTTTCCGGGCACCGAGCGCGAGATCGTGGTGCAGGAAACCGTGATGAGCCGCACCGGCGTCGACCGCATCCTGAAGTTTGCCTTCGAGCTGGCGCAGAAGCGGCCCAGGAAGCACCTGACATCGGCGACCAAGTCCAATGGCATCTCGATCACCATGCCGTACTGGGACGAGCGCGTCGAGGCGATGGCGGCCAGCTACCCCGGCATCAAGGTCGACAAGTACCACATCGACATCCTGACCGCGCATTTCGTCCAGCATCCGGACTGGTTCGACGTGGTGGTGGCCAGCAACCTGTTCGGCGACATCCTGTCCGACCTGGGGCCAGCCTGCACTGGCACCATCGGCATCGCGCCGTCGGGCAATATCAACCCGGACCGCACCTTCCCCAGCCTGTTTGAGCCGGTGCACGGCTCGGCCCCGGATATTGCCGGGCGCGGCGTGGCCAACCCGATCGGCCAGATCTGGTGCGGCGCCATGATGCTGGAGCACCTGGGCCATGAAGCCGCCGGCGCTGCCGTGCTGGGTGCGATCGAGAAGGTGCTGGCCGCGGGCCCCGAACACGCGCCGCTGACGCGCGACATCGGCGGCAAGGCCGGCACGGCCGACCTGGGCCAGGCTATCGCGGAGGCGCTGTGAGCACGGCGGGCGCGGGCGAGCCGCGCGTACTCCTGCTGGACAGCTTCCACGCCGCCGTGGCGGCCGCCGATCCGCTGCAGATCGTAGCGCAGCACCTGCCGCCCCCGCACGCGGGCGGCCGCACGCTGGTGGTGGGCGCGGGCAAGGCCGCGGCGTCGATGGCCGCGGCGGTCGAGCGTGCCTATGCGGGCAAGGCCACGCTGG harbors:
- a CDS encoding glutamate/aspartate ABC transporter substrate-binding protein; translation: MNFAKLAALMIAAGVMCGTAQAAEQLTGTLKKIKDTGVITLGVRESSIPFNYNLGGVRQVGYSYDINMKIVEAIKDQLKLPNLQVKEIPITSQNRITLLQNGTIDIECGSTTNNLERQKQVAFTNSIFIIGTRIMVKKDAGIKDWADLKGKNIVTTAGTTSERLLRKMNDDQKLGMNIISTKDHGQSFLTLESGRAVAFMMDDALLYGERAKAKNPADWIVVGKPQSRESYGCMIRKDDPQFKKLSDTVITGMMKDGSVNTLYTKWFMQPVPPKGLNLDFPLSEDMKALIKAPNDKALD
- a CDS encoding amino acid ABC transporter ATP-binding protein is translated as MIEINNVSKWYGAFQVLTDCTTKVAKGEVVVVCGPSGSGKSTLIKTVNALEPFQKGDILVDGTSVGNPKTNLPKLRSRVGMVFQNFELFPHLSITENLTIAQMKVLGRSKEEALAKGLKYLDRVGLKSQAEKYPGQLSGGQQQRVAIARALSMDPICMLFDEPTSALDPEMVNEVLDVMVQLAQEGMTMMCVTHEMGFARKVANRVIFMDQGKIVEDCEKEEFFGNIEHRSERARQFLSKILHH
- a CDS encoding ABC transporter permease — protein: MMTLTSAQERRVQRVAPWLLLAAVLLLWQGACMAFGVSDFILPTPSAIVASLVEYAGVIAGHAWRTFWTTMVGFGVAIAVGVLLGLAMGSSRLLYAASYPLMTAFNALPKAAFVPILVVWFGLGAGPAILTAFLISFFPIMVNIATGLATLEPELEDVLRVLGAKRRDVLFKVGLPRAMPYFFASLKVAITLAFVGTTVSEMNAANEGIGYLLVSAGSAMKMPLAFAGLVVIAVMAMAMYELFAVVEKRMTGWAHRG
- a CDS encoding Glu/Leu/Phe/Val family dehydrogenase; translation: MSSAAPTNIAGQKHALPSYLNADNLGPWGIYLQQVDRVTPYLGSLARWVETLKRPKRAMIVDVPIELDNGTIAHFEGYRVQHNLSRGPGKGGVRFHQDVTLSEVMALSAWMSVKNAAVNVPYGGAKGGIRVDPRTLSHAELERLTRRYTSEINIIIGPSKDIPAPDVNTNAQVMAWMMDTYSMNSGSTATGVVTGKPISLGGSLGRHEATGRGVFVVGSEAARNIGLEIKGARVAVQGFGNVGAVAAKLFHEAGAKVVAVQDHRTTLFDPAGLDVPAMMEYASHSGTIEGFRGEVLRTAQFWEVDCDILIPAALEGQITAENAPQIKARLVIEGANGPTTPEADDILRERNILVAPDVIANAGGVTVSYFEWVQDFSSFFWTEEEINQRLVRIMQEAFRAIWQVAQDNKVTLRTAAFIVACTRILQAREMRGLYP
- a CDS encoding ABC transporter substrate-binding protein, yielding MPHIHAAPVSPGVCAAAAGNTDNAGTRAARITARRRLLKLGVMIGTSLVLSTQFTGAAHAQAAPTKVRFQLDWRFEGPAALFLLGEQKGYYKAEKLDVSIDAGNGSGNVVNRVASGTYDMGFADMSSVMEFYGNNPDAKNKPVAVMMVYNNTPAAVLALKKSGIRAPKDLAGKRMGAPVFDAGRRAFPIFAKANGLQPSSFNWQAMDPTLRETMLTRGDLDAITGFSFTSILNLNARGVKDEDMVVLPYPQFGVKLYGNAVIASEEFIKKNPEAVKAFLRAFSKSARDVIARPEEGIKAVKARDGIIDEKLEVRRLKLALDSVVKSPDAKAEGFGRISKPRLSLMASQVADAFGTKGRINPDALWTDAFLPSAAELDVLR
- a CDS encoding tartrate dehydrogenase, whose product is MRQYKIAVIPGDGIGTEVMPEGIRVMDAAARRFGIDFQWDHFDFSSCDYYARHGKMLPDDWFDTLVKYDAIYFGAVGWPDAVPDHVSLWGSLLQFRRSFDQYVNLRPVRLMPGIRSPLAGRKPGDIDFYVVRENTEGEYSSIGGRMFPGTEREIVVQETVMSRTGVDRILKFAFELAQKRPRKHLTSATKSNGISITMPYWDERVEAMAASYPGIKVDKYHIDILTAHFVQHPDWFDVVVASNLFGDILSDLGPACTGTIGIAPSGNINPDRTFPSLFEPVHGSAPDIAGRGVANPIGQIWCGAMMLEHLGHEAAGAAVLGAIEKVLAAGPEHAPLTRDIGGKAGTADLGQAIAEAL
- a CDS encoding amino acid ABC transporter permease, translated to MNYNWHWGVFLEQAAQNETYLDWMISGLKVTLALGLSSWVIALVIGSVLGVLRTVPNKWLAGIAATYVEIFRNIPLLVQLFIWYFVAPELLPGGEAIKQMNPFAQQFLAAMLCLGTFTAARVCEQVRSGINSLARGQMNAGLAMGFTLPQTYRHVLLPMAFRVIVPPLTSEFLNIFKNSAVASTIGLLELAAQGRQLVDYTARPYESFIAVTLMYALINVTVMLIMRWVEARTRVPGFIGGK
- a CDS encoding ABC transporter ATP-binding protein, with the protein product MMTRQAAFMPASGGSAAPAAPPGAEPFVDFNRVWLAYNDELAHKGEFAVEDISLQVAPGEFIAIVGPSGCGKSTFMKLATGLKPATRGIVKIAGQKVTGPLKQVGMAFQAPTLLPWRTTLDNVMLPLEIVEPYRSTLRARRDEYIERARKLLHTVGLAGYEDKYPWQLSGGMQQRASICRALIHEPRMLLLDEPFGALDAFTREELWCVLRDLWQAQRFNVILVTHDLREAVFLADTVYVMSQRPGRILMRKEIDLPRPRDLELTYTEPFADLVHVLREKIGHVRQH
- the gltK gene encoding glutamate/aspartate ABC transporter permease GltK, which translates into the protein MAYSFDFTSITPATLHVLGEGMMVSLKITVTAVVVGIVWGTILAMMRLSSFKLLNWFAQGYVTIFRSIPLVMVLLWFFLIIPQVLQNLFNLSPATDLRMTSALVAFALFEAAYYSEIIRAGIQSVSRGQMFAAQAMGMTYGQSMRLVILPQAFRNMVPLLLTQGIILFQDTSLVYVSALADFFGQAYGIGERDGRIVEMLLFAGLVYFVICFSASLLVKRYQKKVAV
- a CDS encoding LysR substrate-binding domain-containing protein — its product is MEIKWLEDFVSLAETHSFSRSAELRHVTQPAFSRRIQSLEAWVGTELIDRSSYPTSLTPAGKVFYEQALAMLAQVSETRALMRGQRSANAQVLEFAVPHTLSLTFFPEWLKALERRIGTLPCRLRALNVHDAVLMLVEGGCDLVMVYHHARQAIQLDPARYDMLVLGTERLSPYSVPDAAGKPQFRLPGTDKKPVPFLSYTPNAFLGRMVDLLLADTSEALKLDKCYETDMAEALKVMALAGHGMAFLPESAVREDVAAGRLVRAESARGLPLSIDMEIRLYRERPGENGNERRAGARRKRQLVDQVWSTLSAAQSAQPAGAPVSAR
- a CDS encoding class II glutamine amidotransferase, whose translation is MCQLLGMNCATPTDVTFSFTGFAARGGLTDHHADGFGVAFFEDKACRLFIDNQSAGTSPVADLIKRYPIKSKNVISHIRKATQGTVLLENCHPFMRELWGRHWIFAHNGDLKGFTPFLSGVYQPVGDTDSELAFCTLMQGLRKRFPGSQPPLNELCHALADITREITLHGVFNYLLCNGQAQFAHCSTHLYYIVRQWPFSTAHLIDADLSIDFAQVTTPDDRVAVIATQPLTDNETWTRFAPGELIMFEDGRPTMTLTVPIPPEVQAKNAANTTCT